The Litoreibacter ponti genome includes a window with the following:
- a CDS encoding tripartite tricarboxylate transporter substrate binding protein — translation MTYSLTRRAMIALAATAALATAVPAAAEGWKPNKPIEMVIMAGTGGGADRLARLFQSIIQKENLAQMPVLPINKGGGSGAEALRYLKDKEGDAHTIMATLNSYYTTPLRTDIGVDIEEYTPIARMALDTFVLWVNADSDIQTLDDYVAAVKAAGGSWKMGGTGTGAEDSLVTAMLEKEFGIKHTYVPFKGGGTVAKNLVGGHIDSTVNNPSEQMGFYQAGKSRPIAAFTAERIEAFPDVPTMGELGHELVYTMQRSFVAPKDMPAEAVAYYTDMFQKLSETEEWQTYTSEKALMPDFLTGDDLQAYFLQERALHSDILTSMGENAGS, via the coding sequence ATGACTTACTCACTGACCCGCCGCGCAATGATCGCGCTCGCCGCCACCGCGGCGCTTGCCACAGCCGTCCCGGCAGCCGCCGAGGGCTGGAAGCCCAACAAGCCCATCGAGATGGTCATCATGGCCGGCACCGGGGGTGGCGCAGACCGTCTGGCGCGCCTGTTCCAGTCGATCATCCAGAAAGAGAACCTCGCGCAGATGCCCGTCCTGCCGATCAACAAGGGCGGCGGCTCCGGCGCGGAGGCCCTGCGATACCTCAAAGACAAGGAAGGCGACGCCCACACGATCATGGCGACGCTCAACAGCTACTACACCACGCCGCTGCGCACCGACATTGGCGTCGATATCGAGGAATACACCCCGATCGCGCGCATGGCGCTCGACACGTTCGTGCTGTGGGTGAATGCCGACAGCGACATCCAGACGCTTGATGACTACGTCGCCGCCGTGAAGGCCGCTGGCGGAAGCTGGAAGATGGGTGGCACCGGCACCGGCGCGGAAGACAGCCTCGTGACCGCGATGCTGGAGAAAGAGTTCGGCATCAAGCACACCTACGTGCCCTTCAAAGGCGGCGGCACCGTGGCCAAGAACCTCGTGGGCGGTCACATCGACAGCACCGTGAACAACCCGTCCGAGCAGATGGGCTTCTACCAGGCCGGCAAGTCGCGTCCGATCGCGGCCTTCACCGCCGAGCGGATCGAAGCCTTCCCCGATGTCCCCACCATGGGCGAGCTGGGCCACGAGTTGGTCTACACCATGCAGCGCAGCTTCGTGGCCCCCAAGGACATGCCGGCAGAGGCCGTGGCCTATTACACCGACATGTTCCAGAAGCTGAGCGAGACGGAAGAGTGGCAGACTTACACGTCCGAGAAGGCGCTGATGCCCGACTTCCTGACCGGCGATGATCTGCAGGCCTACTTCCTGCAAGAGCGCGCCCTGCACAGCGATATCCTGACCTCGATGGGCGAGAACGCCGGATCGTAA
- a CDS encoding tripartite tricarboxylate transporter TctB family protein yields the protein MLTADRTIAASIMALSIYFMWHATVLPIGWVEGEGPGGGAFPFWLSAIMLLAAGGIFIRSFQADHQMTSEDGRFFDRTTITSVASVAGALIACIVAMPYLGAYIALPLFMFWYLKMFGGHGWVLTLSLCLTTPVFLFFFFEVTLKILLPKGWTEPWFFPLYAAFF from the coding sequence ATGCTGACCGCAGACCGCACAATTGCGGCGTCGATCATGGCGCTATCCATCTATTTCATGTGGCACGCCACCGTCCTGCCCATCGGCTGGGTCGAGGGCGAGGGCCCCGGCGGCGGGGCCTTCCCGTTCTGGCTGTCGGCCATCATGCTGCTCGCCGCGGGAGGCATCTTCATCCGCTCTTTCCAGGCCGACCATCAGATGACGTCCGAGGACGGCCGCTTCTTTGACCGCACCACCATCACCTCGGTGGCTTCGGTGGCGGGCGCGCTGATCGCGTGCATCGTCGCCATGCCCTACCTGGGCGCCTACATCGCGCTGCCGCTGTTCATGTTCTGGTATCTCAAGATGTTCGGCGGCCACGGCTGGGTGCTGACCCTGAGCCTGTGCCTCACGACGCCGGTCTTCCTGTTCTTCTTTTTCGAGGTCACGCTCAAGATCCTGCTGCCCAAGGGCTGGACGGAGCCGTGGTTCTTCCCGCTCTACGCGGCATTCTTTTAG
- a CDS encoding tripartite tricarboxylate transporter permease has translation METLALLADGFATSLSWFNIFIVVIGVTAGLFIGAMPGLGSVNGVAIVLPLTFIVPPSSAIILLAAIYYGAMYGGAVSSILLGIPGASTAVATTFDGRPMAQQGKAGLALIAAATASFIGGTIAVILFTLFAAPLADLALKFGPAEEFALVLLAFTTFVGLGGDDVLKTIVMIALGLALSTVGLDLISGQPRLIFGDMPGFYSGISFLVLAIGVYGIGEVLHTIETSKSNPSVTPARLSFRELGASLKLINKMWKSMSLGSFLGFFVGMLPAAGATPAALMAYGMARSTSKDPDSFGKGNMEGVVAPETANNAASTGSLLPMLTLGIPGSPTTALLLGGMVMWGLVPGPMLFIEQPDFVWGLISSLYTANVAAVLINLALIPLFVYALRMPFTVLCSVVLVLCIVGGFAPSQKMHDVYLIAGFGVAGYLLRKADYPLAPLVLALVLGPLMEKSFRQTLIGEQGNILAFVERPLSATFIGLALVFFLLPLFKYLRTSRRRGMTPAE, from the coding sequence ATGGAAACCCTCGCACTTCTCGCCGACGGCTTTGCCACATCGCTGTCGTGGTTCAATATCTTCATCGTGGTCATCGGGGTGACCGCGGGACTTTTCATTGGGGCGATGCCGGGCCTGGGCTCGGTCAACGGGGTGGCCATCGTGCTGCCGCTGACATTCATCGTCCCCCCGTCCTCTGCCATCATCTTGCTCGCCGCAATCTATTACGGCGCGATGTATGGCGGGGCCGTCAGCTCGATCTTGCTTGGCATTCCCGGCGCGTCTACGGCGGTGGCCACCACCTTTGATGGCCGTCCCATGGCTCAACAAGGCAAGGCCGGGCTGGCGCTGATTGCTGCCGCGACGGCGTCGTTCATCGGGGGCACCATCGCGGTGATCCTGTTCACGCTGTTCGCGGCCCCGCTGGCCGATCTGGCCCTGAAATTCGGCCCGGCGGAGGAGTTCGCGCTGGTGCTGCTGGCGTTCACGACCTTTGTGGGCCTGGGCGGTGACGACGTGCTGAAAACCATAGTGATGATCGCGCTGGGACTGGCGCTGTCCACGGTGGGGCTTGATCTGATCTCCGGCCAGCCGCGGCTGATCTTCGGCGACATGCCGGGCTTTTATTCGGGCATCTCCTTCCTGGTGCTGGCCATCGGCGTCTACGGCATCGGCGAGGTGCTGCACACGATCGAGACGTCCAAGTCGAACCCCTCGGTCACGCCCGCGCGGCTCAGCTTCCGCGAGCTGGGCGCAAGCCTGAAGCTGATCAACAAGATGTGGAAATCCATGTCACTTGGCTCGTTCCTGGGCTTCTTCGTGGGCATGTTGCCCGCCGCAGGCGCCACGCCCGCGGCCCTGATGGCTTACGGCATGGCGCGCTCCACCTCCAAGGATCCCGACAGCTTCGGCAAGGGCAACATGGAAGGCGTGGTCGCGCCGGAGACGGCCAACAACGCCGCCTCCACCGGCTCGCTGCTGCCGATGCTGACGCTGGGCATTCCCGGTTCGCCCACCACCGCCCTGCTTCTGGGCGGCATGGTGATGTGGGGCCTCGTGCCCGGCCCGATGCTGTTTATCGAGCAGCCGGATTTCGTCTGGGGCCTTATCTCGTCGCTCTACACGGCCAATGTGGCCGCCGTGCTGATCAACCTCGCGCTGATCCCGCTCTTTGTCTACGCGCTGCGGATGCCGTTCACCGTGCTCTGCTCGGTCGTGCTGGTGCTGTGCATCGTGGGGGGCTTTGCGCCGTCCCAGAAGATGCATGACGTCTACCTGATCGCGGGCTTCGGCGTGGCGGGCTACCTGCTGCGCAAGGCGGACTACCCGCTGGCCCCGCTCGTGCTGGCACTGGTGCTCGGCCCGCTCATGGAAAAGAGCTTCCGGCAGACGCTGATTGGCGAGCAGGGCAACATCCTGGCCTTCGTCGAGCGCCCGCTCTCGGCCACTTTCATCGGCTTGGCACTGGTTTTCTTCCTGCTGCCGCTATTTAAATACCTCAGAACTTCGCGCCGCCGCGGCATGACCCCGGCAGAATAA